From a single Campylobacter concisus genomic region:
- the murA gene encoding UDP-N-acetylglucosamine 1-carboxyvinyltransferase: MMHYLKIKGNAKLSGEVKISGAKNAALPIIALTLLAKKSVNLTNIPNVADIKTLCQLLTNLGAKCEFKDKNSLSIDTSGVSSTTANYDIVRKMRASILTLGPLLARFGHCEVSLPGGCAIGQRPIDLHLNALEKMGANIEIKQGYVVATAPNGLKGAKIVFDKITVTGSENIIMAAALAHGTTELFNVALEPEVVQICEILAKSGVKIEGIGTSELKITGSGQKLLEICDIEVIPDRIEAGTYLCAGAITNSKISVTKANAAHMTAILNKFEEMGFGIEVDGDKITILPAKEIKPVEIRTTEYPGFPTDMQAQFMALCLAANGVSTIDERLFENRFMHVSELARMGADIKLNGHIASVYAPAKLNAADVMATDLRASSALILAALIANGESLVHRIYHLDRGYENLEEKFQGLGANITRLEE; the protein is encoded by the coding sequence ATGATGCACTATTTAAAGATAAAAGGAAATGCCAAATTAAGTGGCGAAGTAAAAATAAGCGGTGCCAAAAATGCTGCTCTACCGATCATCGCCCTAACCTTACTTGCAAAAAAAAGTGTAAATTTAACAAATATCCCAAATGTCGCTGATATAAAAACGCTTTGCCAACTGCTAACTAATCTAGGAGCAAAGTGTGAATTTAAAGATAAAAATTCACTAAGCATAGACACAAGTGGTGTAAGCTCAACTACTGCAAATTACGATATCGTTAGAAAGATGAGAGCATCGATCTTAACGCTTGGACCGCTTCTTGCACGCTTTGGTCACTGCGAAGTGAGCCTACCTGGAGGATGTGCGATCGGACAAAGACCTATCGATCTGCATCTAAATGCACTCGAAAAAATGGGCGCAAATATAGAAATAAAGCAAGGCTACGTCGTCGCAACAGCACCAAATGGCCTAAAAGGCGCAAAGATTGTTTTTGATAAGATCACCGTAACTGGCAGTGAAAATATCATCATGGCTGCAGCTCTAGCGCACGGTACGACAGAGCTTTTTAACGTAGCGCTTGAGCCTGAAGTGGTGCAAATTTGTGAAATTTTGGCTAAGAGTGGCGTTAAAATAGAAGGCATCGGCACAAGTGAACTAAAGATAACCGGGAGCGGCCAAAAATTACTTGAAATTTGCGATATCGAGGTCATCCCTGATAGGATCGAGGCTGGCACATACCTTTGTGCTGGAGCTATAACAAATAGCAAAATTTCGGTAACAAAGGCAAATGCAGCTCATATGACGGCTATTTTAAATAAATTTGAAGAGATGGGCTTTGGTATCGAAGTAGACGGCGATAAGATCACGATATTGCCAGCAAAAGAGATAAAACCAGTGGAGATAAGAACCACCGAGTATCCGGGCTTTCCAACAGATATGCAAGCTCAATTTATGGCGCTTTGCCTTGCAGCAAATGGCGTTAGCACGATAGATGAGAGGCTTTTTGAAAACCGCTTTATGCACGTTAGTGAGCTTGCTAGAATGGGAGCGGATATTAAATTAAATGGACATATTGCAAGTGTTTATGCACCAGCTAAGCTAAATGCAGCCGATGTGATGGCGACAGATCTTAGAGCTAGCTCAGCGCTGATACTAGCTGCTCTTATAGCAAATGGCGAAAGCTTGGTACATAGAATTTATCACCTTGATAGAGGATATGAAAATTTAGAAGAGAAATTTCAAGGCCTTGGTGCAAATATTACTAGGCTTGAGGAGTAA
- a CDS encoding molybdopterin molybdotransferase MoeA codes for MLLNDALDALKFKFKLKTDSEILPISMALGRTLANDVVAVKNLPCFDNSALDGFAVKFDEKDKPYKIIASAFAGDKEQLAIGKNECVKIMTGAKMPKGADTIIKIEDCVVDGNFIKAPNNLKKGDGYRFKGEEVKIGEILLKSGEVLNTRGIMMLATQGISFINVKKQPSVGIYSSGNEIIEPWQRASEDEIYNANAFGIAALLRYIEQDSSYLGIIKDELSAVKQAFLNATNYDIVICSGGASAGEADYMKIALSELGYNEIFSHIDIRPGKPCKAYEKDGKLIFVLPGNPMAAYVCMMMLVLPLLKEDCFVMQNATNAQNLKVKSGRINTIFGNIENDKFIATNGGKYGSGMIDHILKSTFMFLTSPDQSEILQNSEISLIKLP; via the coding sequence ATGCTACTAAATGATGCATTAGATGCGCTTAAATTTAAGTTTAAACTAAAAACAGATAGTGAAATTTTGCCTATCAGCATGGCTCTTGGTAGAACATTGGCAAATGATGTAGTGGCAGTAAAAAATCTGCCATGTTTTGATAACTCAGCGCTTGATGGCTTTGCGGTTAAATTTGACGAGAAAGATAAACCTTATAAGATCATCGCAAGTGCCTTTGCAGGCGATAAAGAGCAGCTAGCTATCGGCAAAAACGAGTGCGTGAAGATAATGACAGGTGCAAAGATGCCAAAGGGTGCTGACACAATAATAAAGATTGAGGATTGTGTAGTTGATGGAAATTTTATAAAAGCACCAAATAATCTTAAAAAAGGTGATGGATATCGCTTTAAAGGCGAAGAGGTAAAGATTGGTGAAATTTTGCTAAAAAGTGGCGAGGTCTTAAACACTAGAGGCATAATGATGCTAGCAACACAGGGCATAAGTTTTATAAATGTTAAAAAACAGCCTAGTGTTGGAATTTATTCAAGTGGAAATGAGATCATCGAGCCTTGGCAAAGAGCAAGCGAGGATGAAATTTACAATGCAAATGCCTTTGGTATCGCTGCACTTTTAAGGTACATTGAGCAAGATAGCTCATATCTTGGCATCATAAAAGATGAGCTAAGTGCTGTCAAACAGGCATTTCTAAATGCCACAAACTACGACATAGTTATCTGTTCTGGCGGAGCAAGCGCTGGTGAGGCTGACTATATGAAAATAGCTCTAAGTGAGCTTGGATACAATGAAATTTTTTCACATATTGATATAAGACCTGGCAAACCTTGCAAGGCTTATGAAAAAGATGGCAAACTTATTTTTGTCCTTCCTGGAAATCCAATGGCAGCTTATGTTTGCATGATGATGCTTGTTTTACCTCTTTTAAAAGAGGATTGCTTTGTGATGCAAAATGCTACAAATGCGCAAAATTTAAAGGTAAAATCAGGTAGGATCAATACAATTTTTGGAAATATTGAAAATGATAAATTTATAGCAACAAATGGTGGAAAATACGGCTCTGGCATGATAGATCATATTTTAAAAAGCACTTTTATGTTTTTAACTAGCCCAGATCAAAGCGAAATTTTGCAAAATAGTGAAATTTCTCTTATAAAACTTCCATAA
- the flgA gene encoding flagellar basal body P-ring formation chaperone FlgA, translating into MYCVLNDQISLSTFGFEGEDNEILNLDGKRAAKIDSKKLYEILTANFKTYNDKSGGSVAFVKNCSIMDEIQMQFLREISNEYPGISVSDLSISPQNKLPANFKDLVFKNIFLNDQNSQKGVFRASFEDVDLSLKSLYFKFSFNAKMPVFIAINSMNTNHILSLLDYQPTMIEFSKWPKDALSSSNNLALITKVQIKSGEILTKRQFNAISLVKKGQMLNAVLSEDGVKIIAEVKALEDGNLGDMIKIRTKDNKILQATVSGKDEAVIR; encoded by the coding sequence ATGTATTGCGTTCTAAATGATCAAATTTCACTTAGTACTTTTGGCTTTGAAGGCGAAGACAATGAAATTTTAAACTTAGATGGCAAAAGAGCTGCCAAGATAGATAGCAAAAAGCTCTATGAAATTCTAACAGCAAATTTTAAAACATATAATGACAAAAGCGGTGGTAGCGTGGCTTTTGTGAAAAACTGCTCTATCATGGATGAAATTCAGATGCAATTTCTAAGAGAGATCAGCAACGAGTACCCAGGCATTAGTGTGAGCGATCTTAGCATCAGCCCACAAAACAAACTCCCTGCAAATTTCAAAGACTTAGTTTTTAAAAATATATTTTTAAACGATCAAAATAGCCAAAAAGGCGTCTTTAGAGCCTCATTTGAGGACGTTGATCTAAGCTTAAAGAGCCTTTATTTTAAATTTAGTTTTAATGCTAAAATGCCAGTTTTTATCGCTATAAATTCAATGAATACAAACCACATTTTAAGCCTGCTTGACTACCAACCAACGATGATAGAGTTTAGCAAATGGCCAAAAGATGCGCTTTCTAGCTCAAATAACTTGGCTCTTATAACAAAAGTGCAGATAAAAAGCGGTGAAATTTTAACCAAGCGTCAGTTTAACGCCATAAGCTTAGTCAAAAAAGGTCAAATGCTAAATGCGGTTTTAAGCGAGGATGGCGTTAAGATAATAGCTGAAGTAAAGGCACTTGAGGATGGAAATTTAGGTGATATGATAAAGATAAGAACAAAAGATAATAAAATTTTACAGGCCACAGTTTCAGGCAAAGATGAGGCAGTGATAAGATGA